One genomic segment of Pseudomonas sp. RU47 includes these proteins:
- a CDS encoding dipeptidase: MSPAELHADSIVIDGLIIAKWNRELFEDMRKGGLTAANCTVSVWEGFQATVNNIAASQKLIRENSDLVMPVRTTADIRRAKEQGKTGILFGFQNAHAFEDQIGYVEVFKQLGVGIVQMCYNTQNLVGTGCYERDGGLSGFGREIVAEMNRVGVMCDLSHVGSKTSEEVILESKKPVCYSHCLPSGLKEHPRNKSDEELKFIADHGGFVGVTMFAPFLAKGIDSTIDDYAEAIEYVMNIVGEDAIGIGTDFTQGHGQDFFEYLTHDKGYARRLTSFGKIINPLGIRTVGEFPNLTETLLKRGHSERVVRKIMGENWVNVLKDVWGE; the protein is encoded by the coding sequence ATGAGCCCAGCCGAATTACACGCCGACAGCATCGTTATCGACGGTCTGATCATTGCCAAATGGAACCGCGAGCTGTTCGAAGACATGCGCAAGGGCGGTCTGACGGCAGCCAACTGCACTGTGTCGGTGTGGGAAGGCTTTCAGGCGACCGTGAACAATATTGCTGCGAGCCAGAAGCTGATCCGCGAAAACAGCGACCTGGTGATGCCGGTGCGTACCACCGCCGACATCCGTCGCGCCAAAGAGCAGGGCAAGACCGGCATCCTTTTCGGCTTCCAGAATGCCCACGCGTTTGAAGACCAGATCGGCTATGTCGAGGTGTTCAAGCAACTCGGCGTCGGCATCGTGCAGATGTGCTACAACACCCAGAACCTGGTCGGCACCGGTTGCTACGAGCGTGACGGTGGCCTGTCGGGCTTCGGTCGCGAGATCGTGGCTGAGATGAACCGCGTCGGCGTCATGTGCGACCTGTCTCACGTTGGTTCCAAGACTTCTGAAGAAGTCATCCTCGAGTCGAAAAAACCGGTCTGCTATTCCCACTGCCTGCCGTCGGGTCTCAAAGAGCACCCGCGCAACAAGTCCGATGAAGAACTGAAGTTCATCGCCGACCACGGCGGTTTTGTCGGCGTGACCATGTTCGCGCCGTTCCTCGCCAAAGGCATCGATTCGACCATCGACGATTACGCCGAAGCGATCGAATACGTGATGAACATCGTCGGCGAAGACGCCATCGGCATTGGCACCGACTTCACCCAGGGCCACGGTCAGGACTTCTTCGAATACCTGACGCACGACAAGGGTTACGCGCGCCGTCTGACCAGCTTCGGCAAGATCATCAATCCGCTGGGCATCCGCACCGTCGGCGAGTTCCCGAACCTGACCGAAACCCTGCTCAAGCGCGGCCATTCCGAGCGCGTGGTGCGCAAGATCATGGGCGAGAATTGGGTCAACGTCCTCAAGGACGTCTGGGGCGAGTAA
- a CDS encoding DUF5943 domain-containing protein: MAKIAPQLPIEVDSETGVWTSDALPMLYVPRHFFVNNHMGIEEVLGADAYAEILYKAGYKSAWHWCEKEAECHGLEGVAVFEHYMKRLSQRGWGLFKIQDIDLDKGTASVKLEHSAFVYVYGKVGRKVDYMFTGWFAGAMDQILEARGSKIRTVAEQVYGGSEEGHEDGLFTVKPL, from the coding sequence ATGGCCAAGATCGCCCCGCAATTGCCAATCGAAGTCGACAGCGAGACCGGTGTCTGGACCTCCGACGCCCTGCCAATGCTCTACGTGCCACGTCACTTCTTCGTGAATAACCACATGGGCATCGAAGAGGTTTTGGGCGCCGACGCCTACGCCGAAATCCTCTACAAGGCCGGCTACAAGTCCGCCTGGCACTGGTGTGAAAAAGAAGCTGAATGCCACGGCCTGGAAGGCGTCGCGGTGTTCGAGCACTACATGAAACGCCTGTCGCAACGTGGCTGGGGCCTGTTCAAGATCCAGGACATCGACCTCGACAAAGGCACCGCCAGCGTCAAGCTCGAACACTCGGCGTTCGTCTACGTCTACGGCAAGGTCGGGCGCAAGGTCGATTACATGTTCACCGGTTGGTTTGCCGGGGCCATGGATCAGATTCTTGAGGCGCGCGGCAGCAAGATCCGCACGGTTGCCGAGCAAGTTTACGGTGGCTCCGAAGAAGGCCACGAAGACGGCCTGTTCACCGTCAAGCCGTTGTAA